The region GCGTGCCCACCATGCCCGTGCCGTTAGGGTTGAGCCCCCACGCCACCCACCCGCCGGCCTTGCTCGTCTGCGGCGCGCGGAACGCCACGGCCACGGTGTTGGCCGCGGCCGTGTAGTTGTAGTGCAGCGTGGTGCCGAGGCGCGGCAGGGCGGCGCACGACACGTAGAGCTGGTTGCTCGAGAAGGTGTGGCTCGCGCATGACGACGACGCCTGTGCGTTGGCCGGAGAGAAGGACGAGGCGGCGATGGTTGCGAGCAGGAAGAGGGAGAGAGACATGGCCGCAGTGCCAGTGGAGTGGAGAGCTGAAGCTGCCATTTCTTGGGAGAAAATGATGGAGTTGCTGTCTGTGGAGTGGAGCAATGAGAAGGTACTGGTTAGCTAGTGCGGTGGGATTAGAGGCAAGGAGATGGGGTTTATAAAGGAGCTATGGTTTGGTGGGGAAGCTGAGAGTTGCTCGGAAATGTACAGTGACACAAGTGAACCGCGTCTGACATGAGATCAACTGGGTAGGTGACCTAGAAATTGGATCACCGGCCATGTACTCGTCGGCAGTACTCGTGGAACGTTAGTTGGTGTCATGGCGTGGTAAATAGCTCCGCGCAGCACACCGCAACCAAAATACTCTCTCCATCTGAGAATTAACAAAGCCTTAGTTGATTTTATAAAATTGTTTATATGTATctaaaaatgttcaccttgttgtATTGATTTGTTCAGTTGGTGTGACATATACTATTGTGTGGACCCACAAATAACTAAATCTCAGTTGAATAGATCTAAAGAAAATGCTTATCGTATTGTAACAATATGTTCATCTTGTGCAACAATATGCAAGGATTTGTTCTCGTAGTTCCGAAAAATTGTAAAACCCTGCACGGATTTTACGTCAGGTCGACTGAGGAGACTAAGATCAATTGTTTGTTGGAAAT is a window of Triticum dicoccoides isolate Atlit2015 ecotype Zavitan chromosome 2B, WEW_v2.0, whole genome shotgun sequence DNA encoding:
- the LOC119367387 gene encoding cytochrome b561 and DOMON domain-containing protein At5g47530-like, coding for MAASALHSTGTAAMSLSLFLLATIAASSFSPANAQASSSCASHTFSSNQLYVSCAALPRLGTTLHYNYTAAANTVAVAFRAPQTSKAGGWVAWGLNPNGTGMVGTQAVVAFRHSNGSLVAYPTLLDSYAPSMAPADAAELAFPVSDVAAEYAKNGKEMVVYATVALPGKGSKFTHVWQQGGSVVDDVPAAHPTTGDNVLSTGTIDFSK